The DNA segment GCGTGACTGGTATTGCTTGGTATCCAGTCAAGCAAGTGCCAAAATTATCTTTTGACCATAATGAAATTTTGGCTTATGGACATCGCCGCTTACGCAATAAATTAGAGTACAGTCCAGTTGCATTTGAAGTCTTACCGGAAATGTTTACTTTGAATGATTTATATCAGTTGTACACAACAGTTTTAGGCGAAAATTTCTCTGATTATTCCAACTTTCGAGCGCGTTTATTGAAGTTGGGATTTTTATCTGATACCGGAATCAAAGTATCACGAGGTGCAGGTCGTCCTGCGAGTTTATATAAGTTTGATGCTGAAGCCTTTTCCCCTTTCAAGGACAAACCTTTGGTATTTATCTAATTGGTAATTATTGCCTAAATTATTGTAGAGAGGTTGCAATGCAACCTCTCTACCAAAAACCTATTAATTAAAAACAATGAAAATAGCGATCGCTCAAATTAATCCTATTATTGGTGATTTAACTGGTAATGCCCAAAAAATTCTGGAAATAGCACAGCAGGCAATAAAAAAAGGCGCAAGATTGTTGCTAACTCCAGAACTATCTTTGTGTGGCTATCCCCCACGGGATTTATTATTAAATCCCAGTTTTGTAGAGGCCATGAGTGTTACTTTACAGCAATTAGCTAGAGATTTGCCTGTAAATTTAGCTGTGTTAGTAGGGACAGTTGAACCAAATCATCAAGCCCATACTACTGGGGGAAAACCTTTATTTAATAGCACAGCTTTATTAGAAAATGGCAAAGTCAAACAAATGTTTCATAAGCGACTATTGCCTACCTATGATGTATTTGATGAGCATCGTTATTTTGAAGCTGGACAACAAGCGAATTATTTTGCCTTAGATAATATTAATATTGGTGTGACAATTTGCGAAGATTTATGGAATGATGAGGAGTTTTGGGGCAAACGCAGTTACACAGCTAATCCCATTTCCGACTTAGCAATTTTAGGTGTAGATTTAATCGTTAATTTATCGGCTTCGCCCTACAGTTTGGGTAAGCAAAGCTTTAGAGAAGCAATGCTCAGACATAGTGCATTGAGGTTTCAACAACCCGTAATTTACACTAACCAAGTCGGCGGTAACGATGATTTAATTTTTGATGGTCGGAGTTTTGCCTTAAATCGTCAAGGCGAAGTGATGTGTCGGGCTAAGGGTTTTGCATCTGATTTAATTACAGTAGATTTTGATGAATCACAACGAGATTTACAACTAAATTCTGTTGCTCCTGTTTATGAATCAGAAGATGAGGAAATTTGGCACGCTTTAGTTTTGGGTGTGCGAGATTATGCTCAAAAATGCCGTTTTTCTCAAGTCGTGCTTGGTTTAAGCGGTGGGATTGATTCTGCACTGGTGGCGACAATTGCCACTGCGGCCTTAGGTAAGGAAAATGTCTTTGGTGTTTTAATGCCATCTCCTTACAGTTCGGAACATTCTATTAGCGACGCTTTAGCATTAGCCGACAACTTGGGAATTAAGACCCAAATCTTACCCATAGGGGAGTTAATGCAGAGCTTTGACCAGAGTTTAGTAGAGTTATTTGCCGGCACAGAATTTGGTTTAGCTGAGGAGAACATCCAGTCACGGATTCGCGGTAACTTATTAATGGCGATCGCTAATAAATTTGGCTACCTGTTATTATCCACCGGTAATAAGTCGGAAATGGCAGTCGGTTACTGCACCCTCTACGGCGACATGAACGGCGGTTTAGCAGTCATCGCCGACGTTCCCAAAACCCGCGTTTACTCCCTTTGTAACTGGCTAAATTCCCACCAATCCCCAATCATCCCCGAAAACATCCTTACTAAAGCACCAAGCGCCGAACTCAAACCCGGTCAAGTTGACCAAGATTCCCTACCCCCATACGAAATTTTGGACGACATATTACAGCGCTTCATTCACAACCATCAATCCGTAGGGGAAATTGTCGCCGCAGGTCATGAACCTGTAGTGGTAGACAGAGTTATCCAGATGGTTGCACGAGCTGAATTTAAGCGCCGCCAAGCACCCCCAGGACTAAAAATCACCGACCGCGCTTTTGGCACTGGTTGGCGAATGCCAATTGCTAGCAACTGGAATGCGATTAAAAACAATTACCGCCTAAGTTACACATTCTGAAAGCCTGATTCAATGAATGGTAGTGTAGATGAGAAAATGGTGTAACCAATTTACTCAATGATGGCTGCTGTTCTTCTCGAAAACGTCTATAAATTTTATAACAACACCCCTGTAGTTAATGACTTGTCATTCAACATTGAGGCTGGAGAAATATTTGCACTTCTCGGCCCTAACGGTGCAGGAAAATCTACCACTATTCGGATGCTGACTACACTAACAAAACCATCCCAAGGAAAGATGGAGGTAGCTGGCTATGATGTAGTACGCCAACCTATGCTAGCCAAGCAGAGTATTGGCGTTGTCTTGCAGCAAACTAGTGTAGATGGCGATTTAAGTGTGTGGGAAAATATGGAACTACATGGGAGGCTACATCACATCCCTAACCCACAACGACAACGACTAATTAATCAATGGCTGGATTATGTTGAATTAGCAGACAGGCGGGAAAGCTTGGTAAAAACTCTGTCTGGAGGGATGAAACGAAGACTGCAAATAGCTAGAGCTTTATTGCATCAACCACAAATCTTGTTTTTGGATGAACCGACGGTAGGGCTAGACCCCCAAACTCGTCGTCGGTTGTGGGAAATTATTGGGGATTTAAATAAACAAGGTATGACGATGTTATTAACAACTCATTACATGGATGAGGTGGAATTTTTATGTGATGCTTTTGGCTCTGCTAAACCAGGACGCATAGGTATTATGGATGGCGGTAAGTTAATTTCTTTGGGGACTTTACAGCAATTGCGTTCTGCTCACGGCGAAGGCCTAGTCATGAAACAGTTGAGGGTGACCACAACCAGCAATGATAGTTCACGAGGTTGGGAATATCTATTTTTTCCTTCATTAGAAGAGGCAAATATTTATCTAAATCAACAGCCAGATAAAACAGGAATGATGGTTCGTCCCTCTAATTTAGAGGATATTTTTGTTGAGTTAACAGGAAGGCAACTAAATTAATTGAGCTTTATAACTGCTGCAACATCGCCTCTACTCTAGCTACACCATCTGCATCGTTCCGCCTTTGGTATAAGTCGCGGGCTTTTTGCAGTAGGTTACTTGCTTGTTTAGTTTGCCGTCGTTGTTTATACATCGCTGCCATAAACTCGTAAGTCTGGGCATTGTTTCTATCAAGCTTAATTGCTTGCTCAAATGCCCAATTAGCTGACCGGAAATCTCCCAACCGAGATTGAGTGATACCTAAACCCACATAAGCGCTAACATTGTTGCGGTTCAATTGGATGGCACGGCGGTAAGCTTCTTTTGCACCAGGTGTATCGCCCATGTTGCCTTTGATATAACCTACTGCATAGAAAAAATCACTATTATTTGGGTTGATAGCGATCGCCCTACGGTATGCTGCTAGTGCAGCCTGAAAATTTCCCTGTTTTGCGTGTAAATACCCAATTCCCGAATGAATTCTGGCGTTTCTCGGTTCCATTCTGGCAGCTTGTTGATAAACTGCGATCGCCCCATTATAATCCCCTGCATCCACTAACCTCTTACCATCCTCTAACAATCGCTTTAACTCTGCATTGTTAGCTTGCACAACCAAAACCTGCGCTTGGGCTATTGAAGGGATAGTCGCAGCGCCACCACCCAACAACAACACACTCAACACGAATGATATGTGTTTGTACACAGTAATTTTCCCTAAGTTATAGTGAACTTTTTTCTTGTTTATTAAAACAAAAAATTTGCATTTTGAAAACTGTATTTATCCCTTTTCACAAAATATTAATAATACGTAAATTCTCTCAAAGGTTTCCATACAAAAAACCCAGAGTTTCTACTGAGTTAATTAACCATGACGACATAAATATTTAGTGTCAATCTTCCGATTGAGTATCAGCTTGATAAACTAGGAGCTAAGTTCCCTCATCAGCAATTTCTCAGGAAAACTTATGATTGTCACAACAACAGATGTAATTCAAGGTGCAGTAATTGATTCATATTTAGGTATTGTTACCGCAGAAATTGTCTATGGTAGCAATTTTCTCCGAGATTTTCTAGCTGGTATCCGTGATGTTATCGGTGGACGGACTGGCAGCTATGAACGTTTATTTGAGCAGGGACAACGTAAAGCCATAGAAGAATTAGAACTCCGGGCGCAACGTTTAGGAGCCAACGCTGTCATCGGTATTGAAATAGACACCGGAACAATTAATGTAGACCAGTCAGGTGTTTTATTATTGATTACTGCAACAGGTACAGCAGTGAGAGTACGTTAGGGCGGCTGAATACTCCATTTACATACACTGCGGTTATAGTTTCTTATTTATTAAGGATGGGTAATTGTTTAATATTATTACCCATTATTCAATATCAAAATATTTTAGATTACTAAATACAATGGTAATCTTACTAAGTTTATCTAACTACAATCTATATAAAAAATAGACATTTTTA comes from the Nostoc sp. PCC 7120 = FACHB-418 genome and includes:
- a CDS encoding YbjQ family protein → MIVTTTDVIQGAVIDSYLGIVTAEIVYGSNFLRDFLAGIRDVIGGRTGSYERLFEQGQRKAIEELELRAQRLGANAVIGIEIDTGTINVDQSGVLLLITATGTAVRVR
- a CDS encoding ABC transporter ATP-binding protein; translated protein: MMAAVLLENVYKFYNNTPVVNDLSFNIEAGEIFALLGPNGAGKSTTIRMLTTLTKPSQGKMEVAGYDVVRQPMLAKQSIGVVLQQTSVDGDLSVWENMELHGRLHHIPNPQRQRLINQWLDYVELADRRESLVKTLSGGMKRRLQIARALLHQPQILFLDEPTVGLDPQTRRRLWEIIGDLNKQGMTMLLTTHYMDEVEFLCDAFGSAKPGRIGIMDGGKLISLGTLQQLRSAHGEGLVMKQLRVTTTSNDSSRGWEYLFFPSLEEANIYLNQQPDKTGMMVRPSNLEDIFVELTGRQLN
- a CDS encoding tetratricopeptide repeat protein, producing MYKHISFVLSVLLLGGGAATIPSIAQAQVLVVQANNAELKRLLEDGKRLVDAGDYNGAIAVYQQAARMEPRNARIHSGIGYLHAKQGNFQAALAAYRRAIAINPNNSDFFYAVGYIKGNMGDTPGAKEAYRRAIQLNRNNVSAYVGLGITQSRLGDFRSANWAFEQAIKLDRNNAQTYEFMAAMYKQRRQTKQASNLLQKARDLYQRRNDADGVARVEAMLQQL
- a CDS encoding NAD+ synthase; amino-acid sequence: MKIAIAQINPIIGDLTGNAQKILEIAQQAIKKGARLLLTPELSLCGYPPRDLLLNPSFVEAMSVTLQQLARDLPVNLAVLVGTVEPNHQAHTTGGKPLFNSTALLENGKVKQMFHKRLLPTYDVFDEHRYFEAGQQANYFALDNINIGVTICEDLWNDEEFWGKRSYTANPISDLAILGVDLIVNLSASPYSLGKQSFREAMLRHSALRFQQPVIYTNQVGGNDDLIFDGRSFALNRQGEVMCRAKGFASDLITVDFDESQRDLQLNSVAPVYESEDEEIWHALVLGVRDYAQKCRFSQVVLGLSGGIDSALVATIATAALGKENVFGVLMPSPYSSEHSISDALALADNLGIKTQILPIGELMQSFDQSLVELFAGTEFGLAEENIQSRIRGNLLMAIANKFGYLLLSTGNKSEMAVGYCTLYGDMNGGLAVIADVPKTRVYSLCNWLNSHQSPIIPENILTKAPSAELKPGQVDQDSLPPYEILDDILQRFIHNHQSVGEIVAAGHEPVVVDRVIQMVARAEFKRRQAPPGLKITDRAFGTGWRMPIASNWNAIKNNYRLSYTF